The Fusobacteriaceae bacterium genome window below encodes:
- a CDS encoding 2-hydroxyacyl-CoA dehydratase — protein MNTFFTGVDVGSTTIKVVCLDEHNEIIYSLYQRHLSSVRETAKNLVLEFLRAMEERYGKDNAYKICFTGSAGMGIAEYIDLPFVQEVIACLESIQQRIPETDVAVELGGEDAKITFLQGTMDQRMNGSCAGGTGAFIDQIATLLNTDATGLNELARNYDTIYPIAARCGVFAKTDIQPLLNEGAKKENIAVSVLQAVVNQTITGLAGGKKIQGKVAFLGGPLFFLSELRKRFIETLNLSPDDVIFPENSQLFVAIGAALYAAANGQALGADDIAAKIDLLNRKEMSDTSRLPRLFSDEADLAAFRARHNKKAVATGDLASWRGDVYLGIDAGSTTIKAVLISGDNRILYSFYAGNNGMPLETIVKILKDIYGKLPEGVTIRSSCVTGYGENLLKTALKIDTGIVETMAHYEGARFFQPDVDFILDIGGQDMKCLKIEDGVITSILLNEACSSGCGSFLETFAKSLDLTIGEFAEQGLLAKAPADLGTRCTVFMNSKVKQAQKDGVDVGDISAGLSYSVIKNTLFKVIKIKNKDDLGEHIVVQGGTFLNECVLRAFEIISEREVIRPNVAGLMGAFGAALVARETAGDASTLLSLEELENFHYTTNLTRCGLCTNRCLLTVNKFDDGSRFISGNRCERPLGNLNRENAPNMIDYQYNRVFNYTPLEPSQAPRGEIGIPRVLNIYDSYPFWFTLLTKLGFRVILSSDSSKRLYEKGIDTISSDSVCYPAKLVHGHIVDLIEKGVKRIFYPCVMFEEKEDSKSHNQYNCPVVMSYPEVIKHNMDILKERNIDIMTPFFSFQNWEMLEKTVLEEFDRLGVTRYEVRLAVDAALKEKHRYRKDLREKALEIIKDLETKEKPGIVVAGRPYHLDREVHHGIPNIINSFGMAVLTGDAVATLSSLDEDLRVVDQWTYHSRLYRTATYVGKSKNLELVELNSFGCGLDAVTTDQVSEILANHGKTHTLLKIDEISNLGAVRIRLRSLLAALEYKKKRIAKTIRKKMYVKIPFTEKMRRKYTILVPQMAPMHFDLIKTAFATEGYNLEVLEETPQALECGLKYVNNDACYPSILVIGELISALQSGRYDLNRVAVMISQTGGSCRATNYMGFLKKAIMDAGFGYVPIISLNASGFEKQEGFKMTMDLINRCLMAVSYGDLLMKLVYAIRPYETVKGTTDRLYEVWNERVKENLKLAFFRDFKKDVNRIVEDFTAIETTWEEKIKVGIVGEILVKFSPFANNHLADFIEKEGGEVYTSSLMGFVKYCIYSEIYTQNRFRGPFATLKLWAVLFYINRYSKVLNKALSRYKGRFMLERPIQDIAKITSKFISIGNQSGEGWYLLGEMIEFIEHGVGNIVCTQPFGCLPNHITGKGMIKQLRENFRNANIVPIDYDPGFSEVNQLNRIKLMLSVARKNLRRA, from the coding sequence ATGAATACATTTTTTACCGGCGTCGACGTGGGATCGACCACCATCAAGGTCGTCTGCCTCGACGAACACAATGAAATTATCTACTCTCTGTATCAGCGCCATCTCTCGAGCGTGCGGGAGACGGCGAAAAATCTGGTTCTGGAGTTTTTGCGGGCCATGGAGGAGCGCTACGGCAAAGACAACGCTTACAAGATCTGCTTTACGGGATCGGCGGGCATGGGCATAGCCGAATACATTGACCTCCCCTTTGTCCAAGAAGTCATCGCCTGTCTGGAATCCATCCAGCAGCGCATTCCCGAGACCGACGTAGCCGTGGAGTTGGGCGGCGAGGACGCCAAGATCACGTTTTTGCAAGGGACCATGGACCAGCGCATGAACGGCTCCTGCGCGGGGGGGACCGGGGCCTTCATCGACCAGATCGCGACGCTCCTCAATACCGACGCCACAGGCCTCAACGAGCTCGCCAGGAATTATGACACGATCTATCCCATCGCGGCCCGCTGCGGCGTCTTCGCCAAGACCGATATCCAGCCGCTCCTCAACGAAGGGGCGAAAAAAGAAAATATCGCGGTTTCCGTGCTGCAGGCCGTCGTAAATCAGACGATCACGGGCCTCGCGGGCGGGAAAAAGATCCAGGGCAAGGTGGCCTTTCTGGGCGGCCCCCTCTTTTTCCTGAGCGAATTGCGCAAGCGCTTTATCGAGACGCTGAATCTCAGCCCCGATGACGTGATCTTCCCGGAAAATTCCCAGCTCTTCGTGGCCATTGGCGCGGCCCTCTACGCGGCGGCCAACGGGCAGGCCCTGGGGGCGGACGATATCGCCGCGAAAATCGATCTTTTGAACAGAAAGGAAATGTCCGACACGTCCCGCCTGCCGAGGCTTTTTTCGGACGAGGCGGATCTCGCGGCTTTCCGGGCCCGACACAACAAAAAGGCCGTGGCCACGGGGGATCTGGCGAGCTGGCGTGGAGACGTGTACCTTGGCATCGACGCGGGTTCCACGACGATCAAGGCCGTGCTGATTTCCGGGGACAACCGGATTTTGTATTCCTTTTACGCGGGAAATAACGGCATGCCGCTGGAGACCATCGTCAAAATCCTCAAGGACATCTACGGTAAGCTGCCCGAAGGCGTAACGATCCGCTCGAGCTGCGTGACGGGCTACGGGGAAAACCTCCTGAAAACGGCCCTCAAGATCGACACGGGCATCGTGGAAACCATGGCCCATTACGAAGGGGCGCGGTTTTTCCAGCCCGATGTGGACTTCATCCTCGACATCGGCGGCCAGGACATGAAGTGCCTCAAGATCGAAGACGGCGTCATTACGTCCATTTTGCTCAACGAAGCCTGTTCCTCCGGTTGCGGCTCATTTTTGGAGACCTTCGCCAAATCCCTCGATCTCACGATCGGCGAATTCGCCGAACAGGGCTTGCTCGCAAAAGCCCCGGCGGACCTCGGCACCCGCTGTACGGTATTCATGAACAGCAAAGTCAAACAGGCGCAAAAAGACGGCGTCGACGTCGGGGACATCTCGGCGGGGCTCTCCTATTCCGTCATCAAGAATACGCTGTTCAAGGTCATCAAAATCAAGAACAAAGACGATCTCGGCGAGCACATCGTCGTGCAGGGGGGAACCTTCCTCAACGAGTGCGTCCTGAGGGCTTTTGAGATCATCTCGGAACGGGAAGTTATTCGGCCTAACGTGGCGGGCCTTATGGGCGCCTTCGGGGCCGCCCTTGTGGCCCGGGAAACGGCCGGGGACGCTTCGACCCTGCTGAGTCTCGAAGAGTTGGAAAACTTCCATTACACGACGAACCTCACCCGCTGCGGGCTCTGCACGAATCGCTGTCTTCTGACCGTCAACAAATTTGACGACGGCAGCAGGTTTATTTCCGGCAATCGCTGTGAGCGCCCCCTGGGCAATTTGAACCGCGAAAACGCGCCCAATATGATCGATTATCAGTACAACCGGGTCTTCAATTACACCCCGCTGGAGCCCAGTCAGGCCCCCCGGGGGGAAATCGGAATTCCCCGGGTATTAAATATTTACGATTCTTATCCGTTTTGGTTTACGCTTCTGACGAAACTGGGGTTCCGGGTCATCCTCTCGAGCGATTCCTCCAAGAGGCTCTATGAGAAAGGGATCGACACCATTTCCTCCGATTCGGTCTGCTATCCCGCGAAACTCGTCCACGGCCATATCGTCGATCTCATCGAAAAAGGCGTCAAACGGATCTTTTACCCCTGCGTGATGTTTGAGGAAAAAGAGGACAGCAAATCCCACAACCAGTACAACTGCCCCGTGGTCATGTCCTACCCCGAAGTCATCAAGCACAACATGGACATTCTCAAAGAGCGGAACATTGATATTATGACGCCCTTCTTCTCCTTCCAGAACTGGGAAATGCTGGAAAAGACCGTGCTGGAGGAATTTGACCGGCTCGGCGTCACCCGCTACGAAGTGCGCCTCGCCGTGGACGCGGCCCTCAAGGAGAAGCACCGCTACCGAAAGGACCTCCGGGAAAAGGCCCTCGAAATCATAAAAGACCTTGAAACCAAGGAAAAACCGGGAATTGTGGTGGCCGGACGACCCTACCACCTCGACCGGGAAGTCCATCACGGGATCCCCAACATCATCAATTCCTTCGGCATGGCGGTCCTGACCGGCGACGCCGTGGCGACCCTTTCGTCCCTCGACGAAGACCTGCGGGTCGTGGACCAGTGGACCTACCACTCCCGGCTGTACCGGACGGCCACCTATGTGGGCAAATCGAAGAATTTGGAGCTCGTGGAGCTGAACAGCTTCGGCTGCGGCCTCGACGCCGTGACGACGGACCAGGTGTCGGAAATCCTCGCCAACCACGGGAAGACCCACACCTTACTGAAAATCGACGAAATCAGCAATCTGGGCGCCGTGAGAATACGGCTCCGGAGCCTTTTGGCGGCCCTTGAATACAAGAAAAAACGGATCGCCAAGACGATCCGCAAAAAAATGTACGTCAAAATCCCCTTTACGGAGAAAATGCGGCGAAAATACACGATCCTCGTGCCGCAGATGGCGCCCATGCACTTTGATCTGATCAAAACGGCCTTCGCCACGGAGGGCTACAACCTTGAAGTGCTGGAAGAAACGCCCCAGGCGCTGGAATGCGGCCTCAAATACGTCAATAACGACGCCTGCTATCCTTCGATCCTCGTGATCGGGGAGTTGATTTCGGCCCTGCAATCGGGCCGCTACGACCTCAACCGGGTGGCGGTCATGATCTCCCAGACCGGCGGCAGCTGCCGGGCCACCAACTACATGGGCTTCCTCAAAAAAGCCATTATGGACGCCGGTTTCGGCTATGTCCCGATCATTTCCCTGAACGCCTCGGGCTTTGAGAAGCAGGAAGGCTTCAAAATGACCATGGATTTGATCAACCGCTGCCTCATGGCCGTCAGTTACGGGGATCTCCTGATGAAGCTCGTCTACGCGATCCGCCCCTACGAGACTGTCAAGGGAACCACGGACAGACTGTACGAAGTCTGGAACGAGCGGGTCAAGGAAAACCTGAAATTGGCCTTTTTCCGCGATTTCAAAAAGGACGTGAACCGTATCGTTGAGGATTTTACGGCCATCGAAACGACCTGGGAGGAAAAGATCAAAGTCGGCATCGTCGGCGAGATTTTGGTGAAATTCAGCCCCTTCGCCAACAATCACCTGGCCGATTTCATCGAAAAGGAAGGGGGCGAGGTCTACACCTCGAGCCTCATGGGCTTCGTCAAATACTGCATCTACAGCGAGATTTACACGCAAAACCGCTTCCGGGGCCCCTTTGCCACGCTGAAGCTGTGGGCGGTGTTGTTTTACATCAACCGCTACTCAAAGGTCCTGAACAAGGCCTTGTCCCGCTACAAGGGCCGCTTTATGCTCGAGCGCCCCATCCAGGACATCGCGAAGATCACCTCAAAGTTCATTTCCATCGGCAACCAGTCGGGGGAAGGCTGGTATCTCCTCGGGGAAATGATCGAATTTATCGAGCACGGCGTCGGCAATATCGTGTGTACGCAACCCTTCGGCTGCCTGCCGAACCACATCACCGGCAAGGGCATGATCAAGCAGCTGCGGGAAAATTTCCGCAACGCCAATATCGTGCCGATCGACTATGACCCGGGATTTTCCGAGGTCAATCAGCTCAACCGGATCAAGCTCATGCTCTCGGTCGCCCGGAAAAATCTCCGCAGGGCCTGA
- a CDS encoding GrdX family protein — MEMIIITNNSKVYHFYKETNETLFYQKKDLIELLEIIRDKVYEGHRLLSDPIYSALERPENPYKSVAVTRIRYEDNSDHRKMIDGVLSIARKIENRKKFYEFHENNLDEYRYIDLNLLNESVKNLE; from the coding sequence ATGGAAATGATAATCATTACAAATAACAGCAAGGTGTACCATTTTTACAAGGAAACCAACGAGACGCTGTTTTACCAGAAAAAAGACTTGATCGAGCTCCTGGAAATCATCCGGGACAAGGTCTACGAGGGCCACAGACTGCTTTCGGATCCCATTTATTCCGCGCTGGAACGGCCGGAAAATCCCTACAAGTCCGTGGCCGTGACCCGCATCCGCTACGAGGACAACAGCGATCACCGGAAAATGATCGACGGGGTCCTTTCCATCGCGCGGAAGATCGAGAACCGAAAGAAATTCTATGAATTTCATGAAAACAACCTCGACGAATACCGCTATATCGATCTGAATCTGCTTAACGAGAGCGTAAAAAATCTGGAGTGA
- a CDS encoding ATP-binding protein: MYIYRHIEPVIKRIAKRKPVVVVTGPRQVGKSTTLKEILKDTNYVALDRPLVRQSAMETPSLFFEVNKPPIIVDEIQKAASLFEYIKDLVDTDKTKGRFFLTGSQSLKLMKNVSDSLAGRAGVIRLLGLSVREILGSAERAPFVPDAPYLREPARQGLDYTELTRTIHRGFYPELYETESEPGDWNDFYSSYFQTYIERDIRDVLNIQDESAFIKFVRAAAALTGELVNYATLAEICGKDVKTCKAWLSALVSSGLVYTLEPYYNNHLKRMIKTPKLYFLDTGFACWLSGWNTPEQLARGARWGHIFETFVVAEILKSWYNDGIVNAPLYFYRDNDKNEIDLVIENGDTLYPVEIKTTADPSKSMIKNFRCLDSIPEKKRGQGALICPAKEFLPLTEDVWIVPAGRL, translated from the coding sequence ATGTATATCTATCGACACATTGAACCCGTTATCAAACGCATCGCAAAGCGAAAACCCGTCGTTGTCGTCACCGGCCCGCGACAGGTGGGCAAATCGACGACGCTCAAAGAAATTCTGAAGGATACGAATTACGTGGCCCTCGACCGGCCGCTCGTCCGGCAGAGCGCCATGGAAACCCCTTCGTTGTTTTTCGAGGTGAACAAGCCCCCGATTATTGTCGATGAAATCCAAAAAGCCGCGTCTTTATTTGAGTATATCAAAGATCTTGTCGATACGGATAAAACAAAAGGCCGGTTTTTCTTGACCGGCTCCCAAAGCTTGAAGCTCATGAAAAACGTCAGCGACAGCCTCGCGGGAAGAGCGGGCGTCATTCGGCTGCTCGGTCTGTCCGTCCGGGAAATCCTGGGATCGGCGGAACGGGCGCCCTTTGTTCCGGACGCGCCTTATTTGAGAGAACCGGCCCGTCAAGGGCTTGATTATACGGAATTGACCCGCACGATCCACCGGGGTTTTTATCCCGAACTCTACGAAACCGAAAGCGAACCCGGCGACTGGAATGATTTCTATAGTTCGTATTTTCAGACCTACATCGAACGGGATATTCGGGATGTGCTGAATATTCAGGACGAGAGCGCTTTTATCAAATTCGTCCGGGCCGCGGCGGCGCTTACTGGCGAACTGGTCAATTACGCCACGCTGGCCGAAATCTGCGGTAAAGACGTCAAGACGTGCAAAGCCTGGCTGTCGGCCCTGGTGTCAAGCGGCCTTGTCTACACGCTCGAACCCTATTACAACAATCATCTGAAGCGGATGATCAAGACGCCCAAACTTTATTTTTTGGATACGGGATTCGCCTGCTGGCTTTCGGGCTGGAACACGCCGGAGCAGCTCGCTCGCGGCGCCCGTTGGGGCCATATTTTTGAGACTTTCGTCGTTGCGGAAATCCTGAAAAGCTGGTACAACGACGGCATTGTGAACGCCCCACTGTACTTTTACCGGGACAACGACAAAAACGAGATTGATCTCGTGATCGAAAACGGCGATACGCTTTATCCCGTGGAAATCAAGACAACCGCGGATCCGTCGAAATCCATGATCAAAAATTTCCGTTGTCTCGACAGCATTCCGGAAAAGAAAAGAGGGCAGGGCGCGCTGATCTGCCCGGCAAAGGAATTCCTGCCGCTGACGGAAGACGTCTGGATCGTACCGGCGGGCAGATTGTAA
- a CDS encoding sulfite exporter TauE/SafE family protein has translation MDEVFRKETLRIGGMTCVNCQNKIERKLKDTEGIRDIRVSYNDGTAVVTYDTSLISLEGIKNIIAKLDYEVLGKNTGGATKDQLLAVVLFITCGYLILRMLGVTHFLQMFPVVRARTGYPVLFLIGVFTSFHCIAMCGGINLTQCIGGGSSSLLPSALYNGGRIISYTIVGAIVGVIGSVVEFPGAFRGIVQIVAGIFMVIMGVNLLGLFTGLRRFNLRLPRFFSHKIEGTKEKSKSPLIVGLLNGLMPCGPLQAMQLYALSTGSAVEGGLSMLAFSLGTLPLMFGLGALSTFLSRKSADKILKFGAVLVVFLGISMFSDGWALSGLKIPFVSAYLAKITAKSERTPAVTTVTVEDGVQIVKSELRKWERYPSITVKKGLPVKWTIDVEYGALNGCNERIVIPDYGIEHTFAVGENTIEFTPDKAGRITYSCWMGMLRGYITVEN, from the coding sequence ATGGATGAAGTATTTCGGAAAGAAACATTGCGCATCGGCGGGATGACCTGCGTCAACTGCCAGAACAAAATCGAAAGGAAACTGAAAGACACGGAGGGAATCCGGGATATTCGCGTCAGTTACAACGACGGGACCGCTGTTGTAACCTACGATACGTCCCTGATTTCCCTCGAAGGCATCAAAAACATCATCGCGAAGCTCGATTATGAGGTCCTGGGCAAAAATACGGGCGGCGCGACAAAGGATCAGCTCCTCGCCGTAGTTCTCTTTATCACCTGCGGGTACCTGATTCTGCGCATGCTGGGCGTGACCCATTTTCTCCAAATGTTTCCGGTCGTCAGGGCCCGGACCGGTTACCCGGTGCTGTTCCTGATCGGCGTATTCACGTCCTTCCATTGCATCGCCATGTGCGGCGGCATCAACCTGACCCAGTGCATCGGCGGCGGTTCTTCCTCTCTGCTTCCGAGCGCTCTCTACAACGGCGGCCGAATCATTTCCTACACGATCGTCGGCGCCATCGTCGGCGTCATCGGATCCGTCGTGGAATTCCCGGGGGCCTTCAGGGGAATCGTGCAGATTGTCGCCGGGATTTTCATGGTCATCATGGGCGTCAATCTGCTGGGCCTCTTTACAGGGCTCCGTCGCTTCAATCTGCGATTGCCGCGCTTTTTCTCCCATAAGATTGAGGGGACGAAGGAAAAGAGCAAGAGTCCTCTGATTGTGGGTTTGCTGAACGGTCTGATGCCCTGCGGCCCCTTGCAGGCCATGCAATTGTATGCCCTTTCCACGGGGAGCGCCGTGGAAGGCGGGCTCTCCATGCTGGCCTTTTCGCTGGGGACCCTGCCGCTGATGTTCGGTCTCGGGGCCCTGTCGACATTCCTCAGCCGAAAATCCGCAGACAAGATCCTGAAATTCGGGGCCGTTCTCGTGGTCTTTCTGGGAATCTCCATGTTCTCCGACGGCTGGGCCCTCTCGGGCCTGAAAATCCCCTTTGTGTCGGCCTATCTCGCGAAAATTACCGCCAAAAGCGAAAGAACGCCGGCGGTCACCACGGTCACCGTCGAGGACGGCGTGCAGATCGTCAAGAGCGAGCTCCGGAAATGGGAGCGCTACCCCTCGATCACGGTCAAAAAAGGACTGCCGGTCAAATGGACCATCGACGTCGAATACGGGGCCCTGAACGGCTGCAATGAGCGGATCGTGATTCCCGACTACGGCATTGAGCACACCTTCGCGGTCGGGGAAAACACCATTGAATTTACCCCCGACAAGGCCGGAAGGATCACCTACAGCTGCTGGATGGGGATGTTGCGCGGCTACATCACCGTCGAAAATTAA
- a CDS encoding DUF2318 domain-containing protein: MKKRLFGVTIALLVVLIHALAFTAQPAFGFLQKVLGPSVQVASKDGEIPVTKDADLIIPVAEVTENARFYPVEIEGTKLEVIAVRASDGTIRTAFNTCQVCYASGRGYYVQQGKYLVCQNCGNRFGMDQVEVRSGGCNPLPIFPQYKEVNDREIKIKKEFFSKVREIFANWKN; this comes from the coding sequence ATGAAAAAAAGACTGTTTGGCGTTACCATCGCTTTACTTGTCGTGTTGATTCACGCGCTTGCCTTTACCGCGCAGCCGGCCTTCGGATTTTTGCAAAAAGTCCTGGGTCCCTCGGTACAGGTCGCCTCAAAAGACGGGGAAATCCCCGTGACAAAGGACGCCGACCTTATCATTCCCGTGGCGGAAGTCACGGAAAACGCGCGATTTTATCCCGTGGAGATCGAAGGGACGAAGCTCGAGGTTATCGCGGTCAGGGCCTCCGACGGCACGATCCGGACCGCCTTCAACACCTGTCAGGTCTGCTATGCCTCGGGCCGCGGCTACTACGTGCAGCAGGGAAAATATCTCGTCTGCCAGAATTGCGGCAACCGCTTCGGCATGGATCAGGTGGAGGTCCGTTCGGGCGGATGCAACCCGCTGCCCATTTTCCCCCAATACAAGGAGGTAAACGACAGGGAGATCAAAATCAAGAAGGAATTCTTTTCCAAGGTACGGGAAATCTTTGCCAACTGGAAAAATTGA
- a CDS encoding heavy metal translocating P-type ATPase, with protein sequence MESKVLDIRGMTCAACAQRIERAVRKMEGIGLINVNLATERATVSFEPGRISLDDIKAKIEKIGYQALELVKRDAVDGDRIRKQKEIRTLWTKFIIAAVFSLPLLYIAMAPMIRFVRLPFPAALDPMQFSLLYALVEFLLVLPVIGVGYKFYTVGFKALVQRSPNMDSLIAVGTSAAFLYSVYNTWQIAAGNFAAVDALYYESAGVIITLILLGKSLEAVSKGRTSEAIKKLMGLAPKTAIVVRCDHEREIPIEEVVVGDIIVVKPGSKIPVDGSVTEGHTSIDESMLTGESIPVDKKAGDKVYAASLNTTGAIRFRAEKIGADTALAQIIKLVEDAQGSKAPIAQLADIVAGYFVPVVCVIAVVAGIAWYLGTRNLKFAMTIFISILVIACPCALGLATPTAIMVGTGKGAENGILIKGGEALETAHKINTIVFDKTGTITEGKPEVTDIITNGNLDGKELLRLTASAEKSSEHPLGEAIVNEAAEKELELLTVTEFSALVGRGIEALMDGKRVLVGNRKLMEEKSISLETLEKESGRLALEGKTPMYAAVDGTAAGIIAVADVVKKSSFAAIKKLHELGIEVAMITGDNRQTATAIAREVGIDRVLAEVLPQDKSNEVKKLQNEGRKVAMVGDGINDAPALAQADIGIAIGSGTDVAMESADIVLMRSDLMDVPTAIDLSKRTIRNIKENLFWAFGYNVIGIPIAAGVLHLFGGPLLNPIFAAAAMSLSSVSVLTNALRLKRFKPATDKG encoded by the coding sequence ATGGAAAGCAAAGTTTTGGATATCAGAGGCATGACCTGCGCCGCCTGCGCCCAGCGGATCGAACGGGCGGTCCGGAAAATGGAAGGGATCGGCCTCATCAACGTCAACCTCGCTACGGAACGGGCCACGGTCTCCTTTGAGCCCGGGCGGATATCCCTCGACGACATCAAGGCCAAAATCGAAAAAATCGGCTATCAGGCGCTGGAGCTCGTCAAAAGGGACGCCGTCGACGGGGATAGAATCCGCAAACAGAAAGAAATCCGGACATTATGGACAAAGTTTATCATCGCGGCCGTATTTTCGCTGCCGTTGCTCTATATCGCCATGGCCCCCATGATCCGTTTCGTGCGCCTGCCTTTCCCGGCGGCCCTGGATCCCATGCAATTTTCCCTGCTGTACGCCCTGGTGGAGTTTTTGCTGGTATTGCCGGTCATCGGCGTCGGGTACAAGTTCTACACCGTGGGCTTCAAAGCCCTCGTCCAGCGGAGCCCCAACATGGATTCCCTGATCGCCGTGGGGACCTCGGCGGCCTTCCTCTACAGCGTCTACAATACCTGGCAGATCGCCGCCGGCAATTTTGCCGCCGTGGACGCGCTCTACTACGAATCGGCGGGCGTCATCATCACGCTGATCCTCCTGGGGAAGTCCCTTGAAGCGGTATCCAAGGGCCGGACCAGCGAGGCCATCAAAAAACTGATGGGTCTCGCGCCCAAGACCGCCATCGTCGTGCGCTGCGACCATGAGCGGGAAATCCCCATCGAGGAAGTGGTCGTAGGCGATATCATCGTCGTCAAACCGGGCTCCAAGATCCCCGTGGACGGATCCGTCACAGAAGGACACACTTCCATAGACGAATCCATGCTGACCGGCGAGAGTATTCCCGTTGACAAGAAAGCCGGGGACAAAGTCTACGCGGCTTCCCTCAATACCACCGGAGCCATCCGCTTCCGGGCGGAAAAAATCGGCGCCGACACGGCCCTCGCCCAGATCATCAAACTCGTGGAAGACGCTCAGGGCTCCAAGGCCCCCATCGCGCAATTAGCTGATATTGTGGCGGGATATTTCGTGCCCGTTGTCTGCGTCATCGCCGTCGTCGCGGGTATCGCCTGGTACCTGGGGACTCGCAACCTTAAATTCGCCATGACGATCTTTATCTCGATCCTCGTGATCGCCTGTCCCTGCGCGCTGGGCCTGGCGACCCCCACGGCCATCATGGTGGGAACCGGAAAAGGGGCGGAAAACGGGATTTTGATCAAAGGCGGCGAAGCCCTCGAAACGGCCCACAAGATCAATACCATCGTATTTGATAAAACCGGCACCATTACCGAAGGAAAGCCCGAAGTGACCGATATCATCACAAACGGGAACCTTGACGGGAAGGAACTTCTGCGCTTGACGGCCTCCGCCGAAAAAAGCTCCGAGCACCCGCTGGGAGAAGCCATCGTCAATGAAGCGGCCGAAAAAGAGCTGGAACTCCTGACGGTAACGGAATTCTCAGCCCTTGTGGGACGCGGGATCGAAGCCCTTATGGACGGTAAACGGGTCCTCGTGGGAAACCGCAAGCTCATGGAAGAAAAAAGCATTTCCCTCGAAACGCTGGAAAAAGAGAGCGGAAGGCTGGCTTTGGAAGGCAAGACCCCCATGTACGCAGCCGTGGACGGGACGGCGGCGGGGATCATCGCCGTAGCCGACGTCGTGAAAAAATCCAGCTTCGCGGCCATCAAAAAATTGCATGAATTGGGGATCGAGGTCGCTATGATTACCGGAGACAACCGGCAGACCGCGACGGCCATCGCCCGGGAAGTGGGGATTGACCGGGTATTGGCGGAAGTGCTCCCCCAGGACAAATCCAACGAAGTCAAAAAACTCCAGAACGAAGGCCGGAAAGTGGCCATGGTTGGCGACGGCATAAACGACGCGCCGGCCCTGGCCCAGGCCGACATCGGGATCGCCATCGGATCGGGGACCGACGTCGCCATGGAATCGGCCGATATTGTTCTCATGCGTTCCGATCTCATGGATGTGCCGACGGCCATCGACCTCAGCAAACGGACGATCCGGAACATCAAGGAAAATCTCTTCTGGGCCTTCGGCTATAATGTCATCGGAATCCCCATCGCGGCGGGCGTTCTCCATCTCTTCGGAGGACCTCTCCTGAACCCCATCTTTGCCGCCGCCGCCATGAGTCTGAGTTCCGTTTCCGTATTGACCAACGCGCTGCGCTTGAAGCGATTCAAGCCGGCCACTGACAAAGGATAA
- a CDS encoding copper ion binding protein — MTKSVLNVEGMSCQHCVKAVTEAVSAIPGVSDVAVSLEKKTVTFTHDPEKAPLKKIADEIEDIGYDVSK, encoded by the coding sequence ATGACAAAATCTGTATTGAATGTGGAAGGCATGTCCTGTCAGCATTGCGTTAAGGCCGTAACGGAAGCGGTATCGGCTATTCCCGGCGTATCGGACGTCGCGGTGAGTCTCGAAAAAAAGACCGTGACATTTACCCATGATCCCGAAAAAGCGCCCTTGAAGAAAATCGCCGATGAGATCGAAGACATCGGCTATGACGTGAGCAAATAA
- a CDS encoding response regulator transcription factor: MPSDPKTILAADDEPKILDVLSSFLSAKGYRVLTAKNGREALAVFERENIALVLLDLMMPDIPGEEVCRAIRKKSRVPLIMLTAKVEEEDLLRGLAIGADDYITKPFSLKELNARIEALLRRSGSDVSRFSGELSLGGGDLTVDFEKKLVRKKGNDVALTPSELKILSALIKTPGKVFSREDLIEKALGPDFDGYDRAVDVHIKNLRQKIEDDTKNPRYVLTVHGLGYKFGGM, encoded by the coding sequence ATGCCATCCGATCCGAAAACAATCCTCGCCGCAGACGACGAACCGAAGATTCTGGACGTGCTGTCCTCCTTTCTGAGCGCCAAGGGGTACCGGGTGCTGACGGCAAAAAACGGACGGGAAGCCCTGGCGGTCTTCGAGCGGGAGAATATCGCGCTGGTCCTCTTGGATCTTATGATGCCCGATATCCCGGGAGAGGAAGTCTGCCGGGCCATCCGGAAGAAATCCCGGGTTCCCTTGATCATGCTGACGGCCAAGGTCGAAGAGGAGGATCTCCTGCGGGGGCTCGCCATCGGCGCCGACGACTATATCACGAAACCCTTCAGTCTGAAAGAGCTGAACGCGCGGATAGAGGCGCTTTTGCGCAGATCAGGGAGCGATGTTTCGCGCTTTTCCGGGGAACTTTCCCTGGGAGGCGGAGACCTCACGGTGGATTTCGAAAAAAAACTCGTCCGCAAGAAAGGAAACGACGTGGCGCTCACGCCCAGCGAGCTCAAAATTCTCTCGGCCCTGATCAAAACCCCGGGAAAGGTCTTTTCCCGGGAGGATTTGATCGAAAAGGCCCTGGGTCCGGATTTTGACGGCTATGACCGGGCCGTCGACGTCCATATCAAGAATTTACGCCAAAAAATCGAGGACGACACGAAAAATCCCCGCTATGTGCTGACCGTCCACGGTCTCGGCTACAAATTCGGGGGGATGTAA